The Pantoea sp. At-9b genome includes a window with the following:
- the xseA gene encoding exodeoxyribonuclease VII large subunit: protein MSLPPTANIFTVSRLNTTVRQLLENEMGLVWLSAEISNFTQPASGHWYFTLKDDGAQVRCAMFRNSNRRVAFRPQHGQQVLVRASITLYEPRGDYQLIIESMHPAGEGLLQQQFEQLKTRLAAEGLFDQQFKQPLPDPARQVGVITSATGAALHDVLRVLHRRDPSLPVVIYPTAVQGVDAPAAIVRAIELANLRDECDVLIVGRGGGSLEDLWSFNDERVARAIFASRLPIVSAVGHETDVTIADFVADLRAPTPSAAAELVSRNQLELLRRLQSQQQRLEMAMDYYLAQQQRRYTRILHRLQQQHPQLRLARQHTALLQLQQKLHEAMDQRLRSANRQQDRLLQRLNVQQPQPRILRAQQQLQQWQYRLQQGMQNQLNQHRQRFGTLAAQLEGVSPLATLARGFSVTTDTQGHVVKKMQQVSKGDLLRTRLDDGWVESEVTALTPRKSAR from the coding sequence ATGTCGCTACCGCCAACCGCCAATATTTTTACTGTCAGCCGCCTGAATACCACGGTGCGTCAACTGCTGGAAAATGAAATGGGCCTGGTGTGGCTCAGTGCTGAAATCTCCAACTTTACCCAACCTGCATCCGGTCACTGGTACTTCACCCTGAAGGATGACGGAGCACAGGTACGTTGTGCCATGTTCCGCAACAGCAACCGCCGGGTGGCCTTCCGGCCTCAGCACGGACAACAGGTGTTGGTACGGGCCAGCATCACGCTGTACGAACCGCGTGGCGACTATCAGCTGATTATCGAAAGCATGCACCCGGCCGGAGAAGGCCTGTTGCAACAGCAGTTTGAGCAGCTGAAAACCCGGCTGGCGGCAGAGGGCTTGTTTGACCAACAATTTAAACAACCCTTGCCAGATCCGGCGCGCCAGGTGGGGGTCATTACCTCGGCAACTGGCGCAGCGTTGCACGACGTGTTGCGCGTATTGCATCGTCGCGATCCTTCCCTGCCGGTGGTGATCTACCCCACGGCGGTACAGGGCGTGGATGCGCCTGCCGCCATCGTGCGCGCCATTGAACTGGCCAACTTGCGTGATGAATGTGATGTGCTGATTGTCGGACGCGGTGGCGGTTCACTGGAAGATTTATGGAGTTTTAACGACGAACGGGTAGCTCGCGCCATTTTTGCCAGCCGCCTGCCGATTGTCAGCGCGGTCGGGCATGAAACTGATGTCACCATCGCCGATTTTGTCGCTGACCTGCGCGCCCCCACCCCCTCCGCTGCCGCCGAGTTGGTAAGCCGTAATCAGTTGGAGTTGCTGCGTCGTCTGCAATCCCAGCAGCAGCGGCTGGAAATGGCGATGGATTACTATCTGGCACAACAGCAACGTCGCTACACGCGCATCCTGCATCGTCTACAGCAGCAACACCCGCAACTGCGGCTGGCGCGTCAGCACACCGCTCTGCTGCAATTGCAGCAGAAATTGCACGAGGCAATGGATCAACGTCTGCGTAGCGCCAATCGTCAGCAGGATCGCCTGCTACAGCGCCTTAACGTGCAGCAGCCACAGCCGCGTATTTTGCGTGCCCAGCAGCAGCTACAGCAGTGGCAATATCGGTTGCAACAAGGCATGCAGAATCAGCTGAATCAACATCGTCAGCGCTTTGGTACCCTGGCAGCCCAACTGGAAGGGGTCAGCCCGTTGGCGACGCTGGCGCGCGGTTTTAGCGTCACCACCGATACTCAGGGCCATGTGGTGAAAAAAATGCAGCAAGTGAGTAAGGGCGACCTGCTACGCACCCGGCTGGATGATGGTTGGGTGGAAAGTGAAGTGACCGCTCTCACCCCGCGTAAATCCGCACGATAA
- a CDS encoding M4 family metallopeptidase translates to MPYSVIPPYILRNIIAHGSGPQQDYARRTLTHVQHLMAEHQHTASPNSAATPGQVVRAIYDAEQTQNLPGTLIRQEGQPGNGDVAAEEAWNYLGVTYDFYWQVYQRNSLDNKGLKLDGTVHYGKAYQNAFWNGQQMVFGDGDGEIFNRFTIAIDVVAHELTHGVTESEAGLVYFSQSGALNESMSDVFGSLVKQFNRQQTADQADWIIGEGLLAKGINGRGLRSMSAPGTAYNDPMLGKDPQPADMAHYIETRDDNGGVHLNSGIPNRAFYLAAKTLGGFAWELAGQAWYDTLCDHSLPQDANFSTFAGFTIQHASKRFNRSVADAIQSAWQQVGVS, encoded by the coding sequence ATGCCTTACAGCGTGATTCCTCCTTACATCCTGCGCAACATCATTGCGCATGGCTCCGGCCCTCAGCAGGATTATGCCCGCCGTACCCTGACCCATGTGCAGCATCTGATGGCCGAACATCAGCACACCGCATCTCCCAACAGCGCCGCTACCCCAGGTCAGGTGGTGCGTGCCATTTACGATGCCGAACAGACGCAGAATCTACCCGGCACCTTGATTCGTCAGGAAGGCCAGCCCGGCAACGGTGATGTGGCCGCAGAAGAAGCCTGGAACTACCTTGGCGTCACTTACGATTTCTACTGGCAAGTCTATCAGCGCAACTCACTGGATAATAAAGGGTTGAAGCTGGACGGTACCGTGCATTACGGCAAGGCTTACCAGAACGCCTTCTGGAACGGCCAGCAAATGGTATTTGGCGACGGTGATGGTGAGATCTTTAATCGCTTCACCATCGCCATCGATGTGGTGGCGCATGAACTGACCCATGGCGTAACCGAGAGCGAAGCCGGGCTGGTTTACTTTTCACAGTCGGGCGCGCTGAATGAGTCGATGTCGGATGTGTTTGGATCGCTGGTGAAACAATTTAACCGGCAACAAACTGCCGATCAGGCCGACTGGATCATTGGCGAAGGGCTGCTGGCAAAAGGGATCAACGGGCGTGGCTTGCGCTCCATGTCAGCGCCCGGCACCGCCTACAACGATCCGATGCTGGGTAAAGATCCGCAACCCGCGGATATGGCCCATTACATCGAAACCCGCGATGATAACGGTGGCGTGCACCTCAATTCCGGCATCCCCAACCGCGCATTTTATCTCGCAGCCAAAACGCTGGGCGGCTTTGCCTGGGAACTGGCAGGTCAGGCATGGTACGACACGCTGTGCGATCACAGCCTGCCGCAGGATGCCAATTTCAGCACCTTTGCCGGCTTCACCATCCAGCATGCCAGCAAGCGTTTTAATCGCTCCGT